A stretch of the Ctenopharyngodon idella isolate HZGC_01 chromosome 14, HZGC01, whole genome shotgun sequence genome encodes the following:
- the LOC127494801 gene encoding E3 ubiquitin-protein ligase BRE1A-like: MESNEPAHLEVSLYLVVFGILTLLVTVLSVFNGLNCCRKRKRHRNEPKEYPLESVRMDSNKKQKEYLLTEETDGEHEFRTRTTQSSQCEDEAFSPRSSSGDTEHEKKKQDEMKSKQVEWKKQKQEEKLRREEAERQKLEERLRREEEERQKLEERVRRQEEERQKLEERVRREEEERQKLEEKLRREEEERQKLEERVRREEKERQKQEERLEREEEERQKQEENLRTEEEERQKLEEKLRREEMERQKLEEKLRREEEERQKQKEKLRREEKERQKQEEKLRQEKKERQKLEEKLRREEEERQKLEEKLRREEKERQKLEEKLRREEEERQKLEEKLRREEKERQKLEEKLGRTEVQKPKGNIGLRNQGATCYLNSVLQTLFMTEDFRNTVERLFKPIDVHIAQLFMDLKSGKRNVATTERITPELEINVYEQQDAAEYFQKIMNMVNPEMAKVYQGVFEHKTMCKNPGKEHPLVTRHEPFYIIPICMETYGTDSPINMQSCFDSYFEPIKTCEEDQVKCPTCKEMVNTEIKCDIHKLPPVLVVQLERFQLDYYTMRYKKNKSTVEIQFQLSVKDDSGAQHQYDLYAVVKHIGSFVGGHYYAVIKSFEDHQWYEFNDSSVRKIPDLKKTFRCNEAYFLLYKKRSHESAAIPNKCDNLDGAQHPMKHSESIPQTVSKEGIKQKPDDSDKQSRNETQTISCPDLHPTLNVLHDQRISQKMRIMRLMEQQTPNKQHQMNLNLHHNLCQNRKLSKKQMNVQNRQATRQEKMGLDLTLILNLQ; the protein is encoded by the exons ATGGAAAGTAACGAGCCTGCACACCTGGAAGTTAGTTTGTATTTGGTAGTATTTGGAATACTGACATTACTTGTGACAG TATTATCTGTGTTTAATGGTCTGAATTGCTGCCGAAAGAGAAAACGCCACAGAAATGAACCAAAGGAATATCCTCTTGAGTCAGTGAGGATGGACAGTAATAAGAAGCAAAAAGAATATCTGCTGACAGAAGAAACTGATG GAGAACATGAATTTAGGACCAGAACCACACAAAGCAGTCAGTGTGAAGATGAAGCCTTCTCACCTAGAA GTTCAAGTGGAGACACAgaacatgagaaaaaaaagcaagatGAGATGAAAAGTAAACAAGTGGAATGgaagaaacagaaacaagaGGAAAAACTGAGAAGAGAAGAAGCGGAGAGACAGAAACTAGAGGAAAGACTgagaagagaagaagaggaGAGACAGAAACTAGAGGAAAGAGTGAGAAGACAAGAAGAGGAAAGACAGAAACTAGAGGAAAGAGTgagaagagaagaagaggaGAGACAGAAACTAGAGGAAAAACTgagaagagaagaagaagagagacaGAAACTAGAGGAAAGAGTGAGAAGAGAAGAAaaggagagacagaaacaagAGGAAAGACTGGAAAGAGAAGAAgaggagagacagaaacaagAGGAAAATCTGAGAACAGAAGAAGAGGAGAGACAGAAACTAGAGGAAAAACTGAGAAGAGAAgaaatggagagacagaaactaGAAGAAAAATTgagaagagaagaagaggagagacagaaacaaaaggaaaaactgagaagagaagaaaaggagagacagaaacaagAGGAAAAACTGAGACAAGAAAAAAAGGAGAGACAGAAACTAGAAGAAAAACTgagaagagaagaagaggaGAGACAGAAACTAGAGGAAAAACTGAGACGAGAAGAAAAGGAGAGACAGAAACTAGAAGAAAAACTgagaagagaagaagaggaGAGACAGAAACTAGAGGAAAAACTGAGACGAGAAGAAAAGGAGAGACAGAAACTAGAGGAAAAACTGGGAAGAACAGAAGTGCAAAAACCAAAAG GAAACATTGGGTTAAGAAATCAAGGGGCCACATGCTATCTGAACTCAGTGCTGCAGACACTTTTCATGACAGAAGATTTCAGAAATACTGTGGAAAG GTTGTTCAAACCAATTGATGTTCACATTGCACAATTATTTATGGATCTAAAGTCTGGAAAGAGAAACGTTGCCACCACTGAGAGAATCACACCTGAACTTGAAATTAATG ttTACGAGCAGCAGGATGCTGCAGAATATTTCCAGAAGATAATGAACATGGTGAATCCAGAGATGGCTAAG gtATACCAGGGAGTGTTTGAGCACAAAACCATGTGTAAAAATCCAGGAAAAGAGCATCCTCTTGTGACGCGTCATGAACCTTTTTACATCATTCCCATCTGTATGGAAACGTATGGCACGGATTCTCCCATAAACATG CAAAGCTGTTTTGACTCGTATTTTGAACCCATCAAGACATGTGAGGAGGATCAAGTGAAATGCCCAACTTGCAAAGAGATGGTGAACACGGAAATA AAGTGTGATATACATAAACTTCCTCCAGTTCTGGTTGTGCAGCTGGAGAGATTTCAACTGGATTATTACACCATGAGGTACAAGAAGAACAAGTCTACGGTGGAAATTCAGTTCCAGTTATCAGTGAAA GATGACAGTGGAGCTCAACACCAGTATGATTTGTATGCTGTTGTGAAACATATTGGATCCTTCGTTGGTGGACATTATTATGCTGTCATCAAGTCATTTGAGGATCATCAGTGGTATGAGTTTAACGACAGCTCTGTACGCAAG AtacctgatttaaaaaaaaccttccGCTGTAATGAGGCCTACTTTCTTCTGTACAAAAAAAGATCACATGAGTCAG CTGCAATTCCCAACAAATGTGATAATCTAGATGGTGCTCAACATCCAATGAAACATTCTGAATCTATACCACAAACTGTGTCAAAAGAGGGAATAAAGCAAAAGCCTGATGACAGTGACAAACAATCAAGAAATGAGACACAAACTATATCCTGCCCTGATCTTCACCCTACACTAAATGTTCTTCATGATCAGAGAATCAGTCAGAAGATGAGAATAATGAGACTGATGGAACAGCAAACACCCAACAAACAACATCAGATGAATCTAAATCTGCATCACAATTTGTGCCAGAACAGGAAATTAAGCAAAAAACAGATGAATGTGCAAAACAGACAAGCAACGAGACAGGAGAAGATGGGTCTGGATCTGACCCTGATCCTCAACCTGCAGTAA